From Candidatus Rubrimentiphilum sp., one genomic window encodes:
- the dnaN gene encoding DNA polymerase III subunit beta, with the protein MKFTCNTKDISGAVGAASKVVNAHTTVPILSNVLLSADDGKISVRATDLEVTLEHAFPAEISESGSVTVPAKLFSSYLGNLQAGLMELTGTPTRASVKYERSSYDFHALPAEEYPPLPSAQKGQHFRISAKRFRDGVNSTIFAASSEEARGAVLMGTLLEVEGDSITMVATDGYRLAKFQTSLESGISGSEKYIVPSRALSEAARNLGTAEFVDVTALGAQNNQLMFAAGDTSIIVRLVDGQYPNYGQVIPAKFDRSLTVSTATLIAALRRAELVAGDRASMVKLAVNNQTLIVTASSDVSGNAYEELEVEQQGEDLTIAFNARYLVEILNHIESAQTVMEFLGPLSPAAIKPVEPVEGAQQLYVLMPLRQ; encoded by the coding sequence ATGAAGTTCACCTGTAACACCAAAGACATCTCCGGCGCAGTCGGTGCCGCCAGCAAAGTCGTCAACGCGCATACCACCGTTCCGATTCTCTCGAACGTGCTGCTCAGCGCGGATGACGGTAAGATTTCGGTACGGGCAACCGACTTGGAAGTAACGCTCGAGCACGCGTTCCCGGCGGAGATCAGCGAGTCGGGCAGCGTCACCGTGCCTGCCAAACTGTTCAGCAGCTATTTGGGCAATCTGCAGGCTGGGCTCATGGAACTGACCGGTACGCCGACCCGCGCCAGCGTGAAATACGAGCGAAGCAGTTATGATTTCCACGCGCTGCCGGCCGAAGAGTATCCGCCGCTTCCGAGCGCGCAAAAGGGACAGCATTTCCGCATCTCGGCAAAACGCTTCCGCGACGGAGTGAACTCGACAATCTTTGCGGCCTCGAGCGAAGAGGCGCGCGGCGCGGTGCTGATGGGTACACTGCTAGAAGTCGAAGGCGATTCGATCACGATGGTCGCGACCGACGGCTATCGCTTGGCGAAGTTTCAAACGTCGCTCGAGAGCGGCATCTCCGGCAGCGAAAAATATATCGTGCCGTCGCGTGCGCTGAGCGAAGCTGCACGTAACCTCGGTACCGCGGAATTCGTCGACGTTACCGCGCTCGGCGCGCAAAACAACCAGCTCATGTTTGCGGCCGGCGATACCTCGATTATCGTGCGCTTGGTAGACGGGCAGTATCCGAACTACGGCCAAGTGATTCCGGCCAAATTCGATCGCTCGCTGACGGTCAGCACGGCGACGCTCATCGCCGCGCTGCGCCGCGCCGAGTTGGTCGCCGGCGATCGCGCAAGCATGGTAAAGCTCGCGGTGAATAATCAAACGCTGATCGTCACGGCCAGTTCGGACGTTTCAGGCAATGCGTACGAAGAGCTCGAGGTCGAGCAGCAAGGCGAAGATTTGACGATTGCGTTCAACGCGCGGTATCTCGTAGAAATTTTGAATCACATCGAGAGCGCGCAGACCGTCATGGAGTTCCTCGGGCCGCTTTCGCCGGCAGCCATCAAGCCGGTCGAGCCGGTGGAGGGCGCGCAGCAACTTTACGTTTTGATGCCGTTGCGGCAATAA